The sequence CACGAGCAGCGCCTTGAAATACAGCATGGTGCCGCCCACCAGCAAGGCGGTGCGGCCACGGCCGTTGATCTCGCCCACCAGGCGCGTGGTGTCGCGCACGAAGTCGGCGGCGCTGTAGCTCTGCAACGGGTCGAGGATGTCGATCAGGTGGTGCGGCACCTGGGCCAGCTCGGCGGCCGTGGGCTTGGCTGTGCCGATGTTCATGCCGCGGTAGACCAGGGCCGAGTCGACGCTGATGATTTCCACCGGCCAGCGCTGTGCGATGGCCAGCGAGGCCGCACTCTTGCCGCTGGCGGTGGGGCCAGCCAGGCCGATGCAGGACACGAGGGCCATGGTCTGGGTCAGCCTTGCGTCACGTCGGCGGGTGCCAGGCGCTCGGGCCCGGGCCGGCTTTCGCCGAAGCGCTGCACCAGCGTCCAGGCGGCGAGCGCAATGAGCACGCTCCAGAACCAGATGCCGTTGGTGAGCGGCAGCACGGTGCCGGTGCCGGCCTGGATGGCAGCGAGGCTCTGGCCCAGCCATCCACCCACCACAAAGGCCGCGATCATCATGATGAAACCCGCGAGTGCGGAGGCCGCGCCCGCCGCTTGCGGGAACGGCCCGACGGCTCCGCTCTGGCCGCAGGGCTGGTGCACGCCGTGGCCCATCATGAACAAGTAGAACGGCAGCATGATGGCCCAGGCGCTTCGCACCTCCAGCAGCGCCAGCACGCCCATGCTGGTGCCGCCCGCCAAGGTGAGCACAGCGGCCAGTGCCACCGTGCGGCGCACGCCGAACGCCAGCAGCAGGCGCCGGCAGATGAAGGTGCCGACGATGTAACTCAGCGACATCGTCATCATCGTCAGGCCGTAGGCGGTTTTCGACAGACCCAGCACCTGGATGAACACGAAAGGAGAGGCGGCCAGAAACGTGAACAGGCCGCAGTACGAAGCGGCGGACAGCAGCGCAAACGCCCAGAACGTGGGATGGCGCGCGATCTGCACCCAGGTGCCCAGCAGCATGCCGGGCTGCAGCGCCCGCGGGTTCTTCGCGGCCAGCGTTTCCTTGAACCGCCAGGCGATCACGGCCAGCGTGATGGCGCCGAACACGGCCACGGCCATCAGCGACAGGCGCCAGCCCAGCAGGTCGGACAAGAAGCCCCCCAGCGGCGCGCTGGCGCAGGCGATCACGCCCAGGCCGGTGAGGCCCTTGGACATCATCCGCGCGCCTTCCGTGGGTGCGTAGAGGTCGCGCACCACGGCACGTGCACACATCACGCCCGCGCCCATGGCCGCGCCCTGCACCGCGCGCCAGACGATGAGCTGTTCAATCGACGGCGAGAAGGTGCTGCCCACCGAGGCCACCACGAAGGCACTCATGCCGATCAACAGGATGGGACGGCGACCGAACCGGTCCGACAGCGGCCCCCAGAACATCTGGGACACGCCGAACGCCAGCAGCAGCGCGGTGAGCGTGAGTTGCGCTTGCGACATGGCCGCGCCAAAGCCCTCGGTGAGCGCGGGCAGGGCGGGCAGATAGAGGTCGGTGGCGATGGGCTGCAGGCCCAGCAGCAAGGAGAGTGTGAGCACCACCAGGCCGGGCGACATGGCCGGTGATGTGGGAGAAGAAGTCAGCGTGGCGGGCATCCGGTCGAGGGTAGCAGAACACCCTGCGCGAAAGCCCGGGCGCAGCGTTCAGTTCTTCACCACCCGCACATCGGGCCGCAGACCGAACAGGCTGGCCAGCGCCACCCGGTATTGCGCTTGACCCACCGAGTTGGTGTTGTGGTGAGAACCACCTTCCACCAGCACGAAGGCCTTGCGGCCCGTGGCGGCCTCGAACAGCTTGCGTCCGAGCTCCGGCTGGATCAGGCGGTCCGCACCACCGTGCACCACCAGCAGCGGCGAGCCGATCTCGGCCACACGCTTGACCGCTTCGAAGCGCTGGGTGATCAAGAGCGACACCGGCAGCCAGCCCCACTTGAAGGTGCTCACCACATCGGGGATGGAGGTGAAGGTGCCTTCGACCACCGTGCCGGCTTCGTCGGGCACCTGGGCCGCCAGTTCGATGGCGATGGCGCCACCGAGCGAATGGCCAAAGATGTAGCGCGGGCGGCCGGGGTACTTCTCACCGAGCCATTTCCATGCCGTGCGCGCGTCTTCGTAGGCCAACTCCTCGGAAGGCAGTTCATTGGTGCTTTTGCCGAAGCCGCGGTAGTCGATGGCCAGCACGGAGAAGCCGAGCTCCTGCATGCGCTGGGCGCGGAAGGCCGAGCCGGTGACGTTGAAACGGGCGCCGTGCAGATACAGCAGCACGGGTGCATCCGCGCGCTCGGTGAAGTTGTCGTTTTGCGCCCAGAGACCGTGCAGCTTGACGGGTTTGCCGGTGACGCTGGAGGTGAAATCGATCCACACGTCCTGCATGCTCTCGGCCGCGTAGGTGCCGCCGGCCCAGCTGCGGTCGGAGGGTTGGAAGATCCAGGCGCGCTGTTTCTCGTCGAGCGTGGCGCAACCGGCAAGCAGGGCCAGTGTGGCCAGCAGAAGGGCGATCAGGCGTTTCATGACGGTGATGGAGGGGCTTGCCGGGAAAAAAGTTCAGTCTTCGCTGCGCGCAGGTTTCATGCCAGCGTGCCGGGCGATCATGGCCGGAGGCCGGAATTCCCGCCAGATTCCCGACCGGCGGTCCGGCATCCCGCTGTTCAGCGACCGCGCAGGAAGAGCGCGTCCAGCTCTTTCATGCCGACCTGGCGCCAGGTGGGGCGGCCGTGGTTGCACTGGTCGGAGCGCTCGGTCACTTCCATCTGCCGCAGCAGTGCGTTCATCTCGTCGAGCGTGAGGCGCCGGTTGGCACGCACCGCGCCGTGGCAGGCCATGGTGGCCAGCAGCTCGTTGCGGGCGCGCTGCACCACGGTGCTCGCATCGTGTTGACCCAGCTCGGCGAGCACGCTGCGTGCGAGTTCCACCGGATCGCCTTGGGCCAGTGTGGTGGGCACCGCGCGCACGGCCAGCGTCTTGGGCGACAGTGCCGTGATCTCCAGTCCCAGGGTCCCGAGGACTTCCGTGCAATCCTCGACCGTGGCCACCTCGTCGGGTGTGGCAGAAAACGTGGCCGGGATCAACAGCGGCTGGCTGGCCACCTGCTGGTCGTCGAGCTGCTGCTTGAGGCGCTCGTAAACGATGCGCTCGTGGGCGGCGTGCATGTCGACCACCACCAGGCCTTGTGTGTTCTCGGCCAGGATGTAGACGCCTTGCAGCTGCGCGATGGCGCGGCCCAGCGGCCAGTCGCCGGAGGGCATGGGTGGAGGAGGGGTGAGGGATTGGACAGGCTCAGGCCGAACGGGGAGTGTGTCGCCTGTGGCGACGGTCTGCGGTTCGGAGGAGCCCGTCTCCGTTCGGGCCGAGCTGGTCGTTGCCCCTCCAGACCCGTACGCCCACAAGGCCCCCACATC is a genomic window of Hydrogenophaga sp. RAC07 containing:
- a CDS encoding Bcr/CflA family efflux MFS transporter; its protein translation is MPATLTSSPTSPAMSPGLVVLTLSLLLGLQPIATDLYLPALPALTEGFGAAMSQAQLTLTALLLAFGVSQMFWGPLSDRFGRRPILLIGMSAFVVASVGSTFSPSIEQLIVWRAVQGAAMGAGVMCARAVVRDLYAPTEGARMMSKGLTGLGVIACASAPLGGFLSDLLGWRLSLMAVAVFGAITLAVIAWRFKETLAAKNPRALQPGMLLGTWVQIARHPTFWAFALLSAASYCGLFTFLAASPFVFIQVLGLSKTAYGLTMMTMSLSYIVGTFICRRLLLAFGVRRTVALAAVLTLAGGTSMGVLALLEVRSAWAIMLPFYLFMMGHGVHQPCGQSGAVGPFPQAAGAASALAGFIMMIAAFVVGGWLGQSLAAIQAGTGTVLPLTNGIWFWSVLIALAAWTLVQRFGESRPGPERLAPADVTQG
- a CDS encoding alpha/beta hydrolase yields the protein MKRLIALLLATLALLAGCATLDEKQRAWIFQPSDRSWAGGTYAAESMQDVWIDFTSSVTGKPVKLHGLWAQNDNFTERADAPVLLYLHGARFNVTGSAFRAQRMQELGFSVLAIDYRGFGKSTNELPSEELAYEDARTAWKWLGEKYPGRPRYIFGHSLGGAIAIELAAQVPDEAGTVVEGTFTSIPDVVSTFKWGWLPVSLLITQRFEAVKRVAEIGSPLLVVHGGADRLIQPELGRKLFEAATGRKAFVLVEGGSHHNTNSVGQAQYRVALASLFGLRPDVRVVKN